From one Lysinibacillus sp. G4S2 genomic stretch:
- a CDS encoding acyltransferase: protein MARKTERYRVEGANSLWNIYDTVSFWKVMKCFVVIQIGRFTPFLRVKNWLYRTFLKMEIGEKTSLALMVMPDTMFPERIHIGDNTVIGFSTTILAHEYLIEEYRLGDVYIGNEVMVGANSTILPGVTIGDGAIVSAATLVHKDVPAGCLAGGNPMQIIYTAEQMAERKRNEVVEWSTPKK, encoded by the coding sequence ATGGCACGTAAAACAGAACGCTACCGTGTCGAAGGAGCAAATTCGCTTTGGAATATTTATGATACGGTGTCCTTTTGGAAGGTGATGAAGTGTTTCGTTGTCATTCAAATTGGACGCTTCACACCATTTTTACGTGTGAAAAACTGGTTGTATCGAACTTTTTTAAAGATGGAAATTGGAGAAAAAACTTCATTAGCTTTAATGGTTATGCCAGATACAATGTTTCCAGAACGAATTCACATCGGTGACAATACGGTGATAGGTTTCAGTACAACTATTTTGGCGCATGAGTATTTAATAGAGGAGTATCGTCTGGGAGATGTTTATATTGGCAATGAAGTAATGGTTGGTGCCAATTCAACGATACTACCAGGTGTTACGATAGGTGACGGTGCGATTGTTTCAGCTGCAACCCTTGTCCATAAGGATGTGCCAGCTGGCTGTCTTGCAGGCGGTAACCCTATGCAAATTATTTATACAGCTGAACAAATGGCGGAGCGTAAACGCAATGAAGTAGTGGAATGGAGCACGCCAAAAAAATAA
- the ppaX gene encoding pyrophosphatase PpaX yields the protein MAVKALLFDFDGTLLNTNDLIIQTFMHVLNERFPGQYSPKDCLKFLGPSLKQTMSDIAPGEEDAMIAKYREYNELHHDELVTQYPDVVSTLEQLKAMGIKLAIVSTKRNGMIDRGLSVLGASHLFDIRIGTDDVKNVKPDPEPVLLALERLGVNKEEAIMIGDNSHDIEAGHNAGIRAAGVAWAFKGEEYLQQFKPEYMLHHMTDLLEIVKEG from the coding sequence ATGGCTGTAAAGGCATTACTATTTGACTTTGATGGTACATTACTCAATACAAATGATTTAATCATTCAAACATTTATGCATGTTTTAAACGAGCGATTTCCCGGGCAATATTCGCCAAAAGATTGCCTAAAATTCCTTGGGCCGTCCTTGAAACAGACAATGAGTGACATTGCTCCTGGTGAAGAGGATGCAATGATTGCTAAATACCGCGAATATAATGAATTACATCACGATGAGCTTGTCACTCAATATCCTGATGTTGTATCAACTTTAGAGCAATTAAAGGCTATGGGTATCAAGTTAGCGATTGTGTCTACAAAGCGTAATGGGATGATTGACCGTGGTCTATCTGTGCTAGGTGCAAGTCATTTATTTGACATCCGTATTGGCACGGATGATGTGAAAAATGTAAAGCCTGACCCAGAACCAGTTTTGCTTGCCCTTGAACGCCTTGGTGTAAACAAGGAAGAGGCCATTATGATTGGCGACAATTCACACGATATTGAAGCAGGACACAACGCTGGAATTAGAGCGGCTGGTGTCGCATGGGCTTTTAAAGGTGAGGAATACTTACAGCAGTTCAAGCCAGAATATATGTTGCATCATATGACGGATTTACTTGAAATTGTGAAAGAGGGGTAA
- the lgt gene encoding prolipoprotein diacylglyceryl transferase: MDLLLLEIDPIAFHLGPIEVRWYGLLIVSGIILAYFVGQREAMKRGLPEEFLADLLLWAVPISIVCARIYYVSMRWDYYGQNPEKIIEIWNGGIAIHGALIGAFVTAYIFTRRRNISFLRVADIAAPSILIGQIIGRWGNFMNQEAYGGPVSREFLENLRLPDWIINQMYIEELGTYVHPTFLYESLWNFVGLIILLVLRKVNLNRGEIFFGYIIWYSIGRFYIEGMRTDSLYLVGDLRSAQVVSIIGIVVGLVAIIYRRITVKPPVKYLDDK; the protein is encoded by the coding sequence ATGGATTTATTACTATTAGAAATTGATCCGATTGCGTTTCATTTAGGACCTATCGAAGTTCGTTGGTATGGGTTGCTAATCGTATCGGGTATTATTTTAGCTTATTTTGTAGGACAAAGAGAGGCTATGAAACGAGGCTTACCGGAGGAGTTTCTTGCGGATTTATTACTTTGGGCTGTTCCTATATCCATAGTATGCGCACGTATTTACTATGTATCGATGCGTTGGGATTATTATGGTCAAAACCCAGAGAAGATTATTGAGATTTGGAATGGTGGTATCGCTATTCACGGAGCTCTTATTGGGGCATTTGTGACAGCTTACATATTCACTCGTAGAAGAAATATAAGCTTTTTACGAGTAGCGGATATTGCGGCACCAAGTATTTTAATTGGACAAATAATTGGTCGATGGGGAAATTTTATGAACCAAGAGGCTTATGGTGGTCCAGTATCACGTGAATTTTTAGAAAATCTAAGGCTGCCTGATTGGATTATTAATCAAATGTATATTGAAGAATTAGGAACGTATGTACATCCTACATTCTTATATGAATCCTTATGGAATTTCGTTGGGCTAATCATTTTATTAGTATTACGCAAAGTAAATTTAAATCGTGGGGAAATTTTCTTCGGCTATATAATTTGGTATTCAATTGGTCGTTTCTATATAGAGGGCATGCGTACAGATAGCCTATATTTAGTAGGAGATTTACGCTCAGCACAGGTTGTTTCAATAATTGGTATTGTTGTAGGTCTTGTGGCAATTATTTACAGACGTATAACAGTAAAGCCACCAGTAAAGTATTTGGATGATAAATAG
- the hprK gene encoding HPr(Ser) kinase/phosphatase, with the protein MVVVLTRDVMEKFKLELLAGEEGIGRTIVTSDISRPGLEMAGYFTHYPANRVQLLGKTELSFFEMLPADVKLERMRLLCSQDTPAIIISRDLEVPTELLQASNEKHVPVFKTHMTTTKFSSRLTNYLEGCFAPMTAAHGVLVDVYGIGVLIIGKSGVGKSETALELVKKGHRLVADDCVEIRQESENFLIGSPPPLLEHLLEIRGIGIIDIMTLFGASAVRPYKRITLIIELEIWDPEKVYDRLGLEEEKMKIIDTELTKLTIPVRPGRNVSVIIEVAAMNYRLKKMGVNAAEEFSRRLDEVISSTDELDD; encoded by the coding sequence TTGGTCGTAGTATTAACAAGAGACGTAATGGAGAAATTTAAGTTAGAACTATTAGCTGGTGAGGAAGGAATAGGAAGGACGATTGTCACTAGTGATATTTCAAGACCGGGGCTTGAGATGGCGGGGTATTTTACGCACTATCCTGCGAATCGAGTACAATTACTTGGGAAAACAGAACTTTCTTTTTTTGAAATGTTACCTGCAGATGTGAAACTGGAGCGCATGCGTTTACTGTGTTCGCAGGATACGCCTGCGATTATTATTTCTCGAGATTTAGAGGTACCTACGGAGCTTCTACAGGCGTCCAATGAAAAACATGTACCTGTCTTTAAAACACATATGACAACGACGAAGTTTTCGAGTAGGCTGACAAACTATTTAGAGGGTTGTTTTGCACCAATGACTGCTGCTCACGGAGTTTTAGTCGATGTGTACGGCATCGGTGTGCTAATTATCGGAAAAAGTGGTGTAGGGAAAAGTGAGACAGCACTTGAACTTGTTAAGAAGGGGCACCGCTTAGTGGCCGATGATTGTGTGGAAATTCGTCAAGAATCAGAGAATTTTTTAATTGGTAGTCCACCACCTCTTTTAGAACATTTATTAGAAATTAGAGGGATTGGCATTATCGATATTATGACGCTTTTTGGTGCGAGTGCGGTGCGACCATACAAACGTATTACGTTAATTATTGAACTAGAAATTTGGGACCCGGAAAAGGTATACGATCGCTTAGGTCTAGAAGAAGAGAAAATGAAAATCATCGATACAGAACTGACGAAATTAACGATTCCTGTAAGACCTGGGCGCAATGTGTCTGTTATTATTGAAGTAGCTGCCATGAATTACCGTTTGAAAAAGATGGGGGTTAATGCGGCTGAGGAGTTTTCAAGGCGACTTGATGAAGTAATTTCTTCAACAGATGAGTTAGATGATTAA
- the cccB gene encoding cytochrome c551, protein MKKVMLTLVFGSAIFLAACGGGEKATKESAKTTTPDGEAIAMKSCITCHGGELQGQGNAPAIKDVGSRLSEKEILDVINNGKGAMPAGVVKGADAEAVAKWLATQK, encoded by the coding sequence ATGAAAAAAGTAATGTTAACATTAGTGTTCGGATCTGCAATCTTTTTAGCTGCTTGTGGCGGCGGAGAAAAAGCAACAAAAGAAAGTGCAAAAACAACTACTCCAGATGGAGAAGCAATCGCTATGAAATCTTGTATTACTTGCCACGGTGGTGAACTACAAGGTCAAGGGAATGCACCAGCAATCAAAGATGTAGGTTCTCGTTTATCAGAAAAAGAAATTTTAGATGTTATTAACAATGGTAAAGGTGCAATGCCTGCTGGTGTAGTTAAAGGTGCAGATGCAGAAGCAGTTGCCAAATGGTTAGCTACTCAAAAATAA
- a CDS encoding YitT family protein codes for MNLTNDVRESVIEYVYVIVGAAIIAIGFNVFLLPNQVASGGVSGISTILHGLFGWNPGYVQYAFNIPLFIAGVLFLGKKFGIKSFVGTVTLPLIVLLTNSWEPWTDNPLLGALFGGIVVGLGIGLVFKGNASTGGTDLLAQIITKYTGISLGTSVLLIDGIIAISAAIVFDLEKGLYALIGLYVTTKTIDIIQLGFSQSKMVYIITLKQDEVRDAIYAEINRGVTKLPAIGGYTGEARPVLMVVVYQTEFTKLKQLIKSVDPSAFVIVSDAYEVLGKGFKRA; via the coding sequence ATGAATCTAACAAATGATGTAAGGGAAAGCGTTATAGAATATGTGTACGTCATTGTTGGTGCGGCAATTATTGCCATTGGCTTTAATGTATTTTTACTACCAAATCAAGTGGCCTCTGGCGGTGTAAGCGGGATTAGTACAATTTTACACGGTTTATTTGGCTGGAATCCTGGTTATGTACAGTATGCATTTAATATTCCATTATTTATAGCAGGTGTATTATTTCTTGGAAAAAAGTTTGGGATAAAATCATTTGTTGGAACAGTGACATTACCGCTTATTGTTTTACTAACGAATAGTTGGGAGCCTTGGACTGATAATCCTTTACTTGGTGCACTTTTTGGGGGAATTGTTGTCGGTTTAGGAATAGGGCTTGTCTTTAAGGGGAATGCTTCTACTGGTGGCACTGATTTATTAGCGCAAATTATTACAAAGTATACCGGAATATCGCTTGGTACAAGTGTACTGTTAATTGATGGGATTATCGCAATTAGTGCAGCAATTGTTTTTGACTTAGAGAAAGGTTTGTATGCCCTGATTGGACTTTATGTCACTACTAAAACCATCGATATTATTCAGCTCGGCTTTAGTCAATCAAAAATGGTTTATATAATTACGCTGAAGCAAGATGAGGTGCGTGATGCCATTTATGCTGAAATTAATCGTGGAGTAACAAAGTTGCCTGCAATCGGTGGCTATACAGGGGAAGCACGACCAGTACTTATGGTTGTTGTTTACCAAACAGAGTTCACAAAGCTGAAACAACTCATTAAAAGCGTTGACCCATCAGCGTTTGTCATTGTTTCTGATGCATATGAGGTGTTAGGGAAAGGTTTCAAACGTGCATAA
- a CDS encoding HDOD domain-containing protein yields the protein MEVFIGRQPIFNLHEQVVAYELLYRSKNANAFPMVDSDAATIDVIVNSFLSIGIEEVTKGKPSFVNFTENLLMSSINESLNPSQVVIEILEDVPLTPQLVERVIELKSFGFKIALDDFILDDEVKVYDELFAYIDYIKVDFLLSPLLERMEIENKVKENFPHIKLLAEKVETRNQFEVAKHSGYELFQGYFFEQPQIITTTDIPANTIQYLYIITLLKEEEPNVQLLTDNIERDISLTYKLLQMINNSEKRYKSKVRSIKQAIVLLGVSDLRKWIYLLAMREIDKNADNDIFKEVMRTSLFRAKVCEKLAKLSYKKNFSEYFLVGMFSLIDTLLQRPMNVILQQLPFSEDISETILGNQTEMAPYLEFSIALSKLDWPTLEKLASQLNIDLSNIDQLYHEAMEWAEKSSL from the coding sequence ATGGAAGTATTTATTGGCAGACAGCCTATTTTTAATCTTCATGAACAAGTCGTTGCATATGAATTATTATATCGTAGCAAAAATGCGAATGCTTTTCCGATGGTCGATTCAGATGCTGCAACAATTGACGTAATAGTAAACTCATTTCTTTCAATTGGCATTGAAGAGGTAACAAAAGGTAAGCCTAGTTTTGTTAATTTTACAGAAAACTTGCTGATGAGTTCGATAAACGAGTCCTTAAATCCATCGCAAGTTGTTATTGAGATTTTAGAGGACGTTCCTCTTACACCTCAGTTAGTAGAGAGAGTCATTGAGTTGAAATCATTTGGGTTTAAAATCGCATTAGATGATTTTATTTTGGATGATGAAGTAAAAGTTTATGATGAGTTATTTGCTTATATCGATTATATAAAAGTTGATTTTTTATTGTCCCCATTACTGGAGCGAATGGAAATTGAAAATAAAGTGAAAGAAAATTTCCCTCACATAAAATTGCTCGCTGAAAAGGTCGAGACACGTAATCAATTTGAAGTTGCAAAGCATTCTGGCTATGAATTATTTCAAGGCTATTTTTTTGAACAGCCGCAAATAATTACAACAACCGATATACCAGCTAATACTATTCAATATTTATATATTATTACGCTATTAAAAGAAGAGGAACCTAATGTCCAGTTATTAACTGATAATATTGAACGTGATATTTCATTGACATATAAATTATTGCAAATGATTAATAATTCAGAGAAGCGTTATAAATCCAAGGTTCGTTCGATAAAACAAGCGATTGTATTACTCGGCGTTTCAGATTTACGAAAGTGGATTTATTTATTGGCGATGCGAGAAATTGATAAGAATGCTGATAATGATATTTTTAAAGAAGTCATGCGTACATCGTTATTTAGAGCAAAAGTTTGTGAGAAATTAGCCAAACTTTCCTATAAGAAGAACTTCTCTGAATATTTTTTAGTTGGAATGTTTTCACTGATAGATACTTTGCTGCAAAGACCGATGAATGTTATTTTACAGCAGCTACCTTTTTCAGAAGACATATCAGAAACGATTTTAGGTAATCAAACTGAAATGGCACCATATCTTGAATTCAGTATTGCGTTAAGCAAATTAGATTGGCCTACCTTAGAAAAATTAGCTTCTCAGCTCAACATCGATTTATCAAACATTGATCAGTTATACCATGAAGCTATGGAGTGGGCAGAAAAATCTTCTTTATAA
- a CDS encoding VTT domain-containing protein, with amino-acid sequence MDIIKELISFIMHIDVHLEEIIRDFGNWSYLILFAIVFVETGVVIFPFLPGDSLLFASGTFAAAMGAFDMWILIPVFLAAAILGDTMNYHIGHKVGTSIPPKSFLGRVVKKERMEAAEKFFNKHGGKTIVIARFMPFIRTFIPFIAGASKMKYSYFIMYNVVGAVLWVCSCTFLGYFFGNIPIIKDNFSTVLILIIFLSVVPAVIGAIKSKASGK; translated from the coding sequence ATAGATATCATCAAGGAATTAATTAGTTTTATTATGCATATCGATGTGCATTTAGAAGAAATCATTCGTGATTTTGGTAATTGGAGTTATCTCATTTTATTTGCAATTGTTTTTGTTGAAACAGGTGTCGTAATTTTCCCGTTCCTTCCAGGTGATTCATTGCTTTTTGCAAGTGGTACATTTGCAGCAGCAATGGGTGCATTTGATATGTGGATCTTAATTCCAGTGTTTTTAGCAGCAGCAATTTTAGGGGATACGATGAACTATCATATTGGTCATAAAGTAGGGACATCTATTCCACCAAAGAGCTTCCTCGGTAGAGTTGTTAAAAAAGAACGTATGGAGGCTGCAGAAAAATTCTTTAATAAACACGGTGGAAAAACAATTGTCATCGCGCGCTTTATGCCATTCATCCGTACATTCATACCATTTATTGCCGGAGCAAGTAAAATGAAGTATAGCTACTTCATCATGTATAACGTTGTAGGTGCAGTGTTATGGGTATGTAGCTGTACATTCCTAGGTTATTTCTTTGGTAATATTCCGATTATTAAAGATAACTTCTCAACAGTTCTAATATTAATTATCTTTCTTTCAGTTGTTCCAGCGGTTATTGGTGCTATTAAATCAAAAGCAAGTGGAAAATAA
- a CDS encoding fatty acid--CoA ligase family protein, which yields MNLVSSVRQQAVEQPDKIAYHFMGKDTTFGEFEHTVGRFAKGLQELGVEKGDHVAFLLGNTPHYLIALYATMRIGATAIPINPIYTPDEISYILHNGDVKAVIALDALLPLVEMGVQAFPQIKTFVVCETTADVAEKVATLSEEAQAKTHLFLQVIASASESLQPIEVADDDNAIILYTSGTTGTPKGAMLTHGNVYSNARDVADYLGYKSDDRIIATLPVFHVFALTVVVNAPLLSGATVLLVPRFSPTEVFKITKEQKATVFAGVPTMYNFLYQLPEGNPEDFSTIRLAISGGASLPVALLHNFEKKFNVRVSEGYGLSEASPVTCFNPLDRDRKAGSIGTSISNVKNKVVDTNGQEVPVGEVGELIVQGPNVMKGYYKLPEETAMVLRDGWLYTGDLAKVDEEGYIFIVDRKKDMIIVGGYNVYPREVEEVLFAHNNIVEAAVVGYPDPNLGEAVHAYVVLKDVAATSTDDLLAYCAKHMVKYKVPKVIEIIDELPKNTTGKILRRSLKDNKVEART from the coding sequence TTGAATTTAGTTTCAAGTGTTCGTCAACAAGCAGTAGAGCAGCCAGATAAAATTGCGTATCATTTTATGGGGAAAGATACGACATTCGGTGAGTTTGAGCACACTGTTGGTCGCTTTGCTAAGGGGTTACAAGAATTAGGGGTTGAAAAAGGGGACCATGTGGCGTTTTTACTCGGCAATACACCACATTATTTAATTGCGTTATATGCAACAATGCGTATAGGGGCAACGGCAATTCCGATTAATCCAATTTATACGCCGGATGAAATTTCGTATATTTTGCATAATGGTGATGTAAAAGCTGTTATTGCACTTGATGCACTTCTTCCGTTAGTAGAAATGGGTGTACAAGCTTTTCCACAAATAAAAACATTTGTTGTTTGTGAAACAACAGCAGATGTTGCTGAAAAAGTAGCTACTTTATCAGAAGAGGCACAGGCAAAAACTCATTTATTTTTACAAGTTATAGCAAGTGCATCGGAATCTTTACAACCAATAGAAGTAGCAGACGATGATAATGCAATTATTTTATATACTTCAGGTACAACAGGTACTCCGAAGGGCGCAATGCTGACACATGGAAATGTCTATTCAAATGCACGAGATGTTGCGGATTATCTAGGCTATAAATCAGATGATCGCATTATTGCTACATTACCAGTTTTCCATGTATTTGCGTTAACTGTTGTCGTCAACGCACCTTTATTGAGTGGAGCAACAGTTTTACTTGTACCACGTTTTAGTCCAACTGAAGTCTTTAAAATAACGAAGGAACAAAAAGCAACAGTCTTTGCTGGTGTACCAACTATGTATAACTTCTTGTATCAATTACCAGAAGGCAACCCTGAAGATTTCTCAACAATACGCCTAGCGATTTCAGGTGGTGCGTCTTTACCGGTAGCACTATTACATAATTTCGAGAAGAAATTTAATGTGCGTGTTTCGGAAGGCTATGGCTTATCAGAAGCTTCACCAGTAACATGCTTTAATCCATTGGATCGTGATCGTAAAGCAGGTTCTATCGGTACATCCATTTCCAATGTTAAAAATAAGGTAGTGGATACTAACGGTCAAGAAGTGCCTGTTGGTGAAGTAGGAGAACTAATTGTTCAAGGACCTAACGTTATGAAGGGCTATTATAAATTGCCTGAAGAAACAGCGATGGTTTTACGCGATGGCTGGCTATATACAGGTGACTTAGCTAAAGTTGACGAAGAAGGGTATATTTTCATCGTTGACCGTAAAAAAGATATGATTATTGTAGGGGGATATAATGTATATCCAAGAGAGGTTGAAGAAGTACTCTTTGCTCATAATAATATCGTTGAAGCGGCAGTTGTAGGCTACCCAGATCCTAATTTAGGTGAGGCTGTTCATGCATATGTTGTCTTAAAAGACGTAGCGGCAACTTCAACAGACGACCTTCTTGCATACTGTGCAAAACATATGGTGAAATACAAGGTCCCTAAAGTAATTGAAATTATAGATGAATTACCGAAAAATACGACAGGGAAAATTTTACGTCGTTCATTAAAAGATAACAAAGTAGAGGCTAGAACATAA
- a CDS encoding ABC transporter permease, with product MTFRQFAYRNVVRNSRIYGAFFMASFFSVAVFFIYSMLMFHPDIERGILGETSLIGMVGAEIVLVLFTLFFLYYSMSAFLEARSHEFAILLHLGMERRQMNKLVFLETMIIGSGSIIVGIIFGFSFSKFFFMIVREILHLDKLPMYVSWEPFLLTIGVFTSAFVVISFISVYFTRERKLRDLIKGSDYLNSDSTYSKIRAVYGIALILSTYVLAFIVSNTSLIGLTLLIPLSATFGTYYFFSDSVPCFLDKARGKREYHWQRYRLLSLAEQTHIMKDNVKMFFVVTMVSTMAFLSVGVLATMSSYTTQYDRLNPLGLVYKGDVDNPYERNHIDSLRIQLEEKGLSYHLSRFVVVKQTSSFTHNEVEVFRESDMNVLLSSFSYPLLDLSAGEAVFIPYSEESLKKLKNKVVHTVLEENSIPLTIDSVYPKIVFPGSIVSVNSIVISDEDFARLIKPLANKNVLQPTYHLFTFYIPQWMESKDIGQDIDGLAASQDINKKGKFSPFYFENAGLNYSYVIATYSLFTLVGVLVASVFLLAAGSFVYFKLHASLEREKRKFDVLKRMGLTDTELKKLVNRHLFPQFFLPWGVAMMHSAFAFLMVQGILKDIANISIVKEVFFAFGFFVLIQIVYFYLIRWRYISHIRS from the coding sequence GTGACCTTTCGACAATTCGCTTACCGTAATGTCGTACGGAACAGCCGTATATACGGTGCCTTTTTCATGGCAAGCTTTTTTTCTGTGGCTGTGTTTTTTATCTATTCAATGCTCATGTTTCATCCGGATATTGAACGAGGGATTTTAGGAGAGACATCGTTAATTGGGATGGTCGGTGCGGAAATCGTACTCGTTCTTTTTACATTATTCTTTTTATATTATTCGATGAGTGCCTTTTTAGAGGCTAGATCACATGAGTTTGCGATTTTATTACATCTAGGAATGGAAAGACGCCAGATGAATAAGCTTGTCTTTTTGGAGACAATGATTATTGGATCGGGCTCTATTATTGTTGGAATTATATTTGGTTTCTCATTCTCGAAATTCTTTTTCATGATTGTCCGAGAAATTTTACATTTAGATAAATTGCCCATGTATGTTTCGTGGGAGCCATTTTTACTAACAATCGGTGTCTTTACAAGTGCTTTTGTAGTTATTTCCTTTATCAGTGTGTATTTTACACGTGAAAGAAAATTACGCGACCTTATTAAGGGAAGTGATTATTTAAATAGTGATTCAACTTATTCGAAAATCCGTGCAGTATATGGCATTGCCCTCATTTTATCAACATACGTACTAGCATTTATCGTGTCGAATACATCATTAATTGGATTAACATTATTAATCCCCCTGTCAGCAACCTTTGGAACATATTATTTTTTCAGTGATTCTGTACCTTGCTTTTTAGATAAAGCTCGGGGTAAACGAGAATATCATTGGCAACGCTATCGTCTCCTTTCGTTAGCTGAGCAAACACATATTATGAAGGATAATGTGAAAATGTTTTTTGTTGTAACGATGGTGTCAACAATGGCATTTTTATCGGTCGGTGTTTTAGCAACGATGTCTTCGTATACAACACAGTATGACCGTTTAAATCCTCTAGGGCTCGTTTATAAGGGAGATGTCGACAATCCGTATGAACGAAATCATATCGACTCTTTACGTATTCAATTAGAGGAGAAAGGTCTGTCCTACCATTTATCTCGCTTTGTTGTTGTAAAGCAAACGTCTTCTTTTACTCATAATGAGGTTGAAGTCTTTAGAGAATCGGATATGAATGTATTGCTGTCGTCCTTTAGTTATCCATTACTTGACTTGTCTGCCGGAGAAGCAGTGTTTATACCCTATTCAGAAGAATCCTTGAAAAAACTAAAAAATAAAGTTGTGCATACTGTGTTGGAGGAGAATTCTATTCCGTTAACTATTGATAGTGTATATCCTAAAATAGTATTCCCAGGCTCTATTGTTAGTGTCAATTCAATCGTGATAAGCGACGAGGATTTTGCAAGACTCATCAAGCCGCTTGCCAATAAAAATGTTTTGCAGCCAACCTATCATTTATTTACATTCTATATTCCTCAGTGGATGGAATCGAAAGATATCGGCCAGGACATAGACGGGTTAGCAGCATCTCAAGATATTAATAAGAAGGGTAAATTTAGCCCATTTTACTTTGAAAATGCAGGATTAAATTATTCTTATGTAATAGCTACTTACTCATTATTTACATTAGTTGGTGTCTTAGTAGCATCGGTATTTTTATTAGCAGCAGGTAGCTTCGTTTACTTTAAATTGCATGCCTCTCTTGAAAGAGAAAAGCGTAAATTCGATGTCTTAAAGCGAATGGGCTTAACAGATACGGAGCTCAAAAAGCTTGTGAATCGTCATTTATTCCCACAATTTTTCTTACCGTGGGGTGTTGCAATGATGCATAGTGCTTTTGCTTTTCTTATGGTTCAAGGCATCTTAAAGGATATTGCTAATATTTCCATTGTAAAAGAAGTTTTCTTTGCTTTTGGTTTTTTTGTTTTAATACAAATAGTCTATTTTTACTTGATTCGTTGGCGATACATCTCGCATATTCGTTCGTGA
- a CDS encoding ABC transporter ATP-binding protein: MPILQIKDVTKVYEGKVTHRALNQLSFDVEEGEFLAVMGPSGSGKTTLLNIISTIDEPTSGEIILDGMNPHMLNATELAYFRRRQLGFVFQDFNLLHMLTVEENIVLPLTLDQQPLEVMEERLASIVEKLDLTSFLHKRPNEISGGQAQRTAIGRALIHNPSLILADEPTGNLDSNSSRDVLELLTKINQDKQTTIVMVTHDPIAASYCDRVLFIKDGEFFNEIYKDDRRQMFFQRILNVLSLLGGGQVGDLSTIRLP, from the coding sequence ATGCCTATTTTACAAATAAAAGACGTGACGAAGGTCTATGAAGGCAAAGTAACTCATCGTGCCCTCAATCAACTAAGCTTTGATGTGGAGGAAGGTGAGTTTTTAGCAGTCATGGGTCCATCAGGAAGTGGAAAAACAACATTATTGAATATCATTTCTACGATTGATGAACCAACTAGTGGAGAAATCATTTTAGATGGCATGAATCCTCATATGCTGAATGCGACTGAGCTTGCCTACTTTAGAAGAAGACAACTTGGTTTCGTTTTTCAGGATTTTAATCTTTTGCATATGCTGACAGTGGAAGAGAATATTGTGCTGCCACTAACATTAGATCAACAGCCATTAGAAGTAATGGAGGAGCGTCTTGCAAGTATCGTGGAAAAGCTTGATTTAACTTCTTTTTTGCATAAACGCCCAAATGAAATATCAGGTGGACAGGCACAAAGAACGGCAATTGGTCGAGCACTTATTCATAATCCAAGTCTCATTTTAGCAGATGAGCCGACCGGCAATTTGGATTCGAATTCTTCGCGTGATGTACTTGAACTTTTAACGAAAATTAATCAAGATAAGCAAACGACGATTGTAATGGTAACACATGATCCAATTGCAGCTAGCTACTGTGATCGCGTGTTATTTATTAAAGATGGAGAATTTTTCAATGAAATTTACAAAGATGACCGTCGTCAAATGTTTTTCCAACGAATATTAAATGTTTTGAGCTTACTAGGAGGAGGACAAGTAGGTGACCTTTCGACAATTCGCTTACCGTAA